In Halobacteriovorax sp. HLS, one DNA window encodes the following:
- a CDS encoding GHKL domain-containing protein codes for MNYFRRDLQRTFKLIDLYLVQSFFVSLALWIGLHYRGLDQGIEFFSSCLLAVHYLFFTNAAGQLEKVAWSWHLPILFVFQIASFMGLAHNLGLNGPLFVSVMPCVAGMYYFLYQDGRTPERGERKSWALMAIGMSLFIISQTVSSSHSLSIQEGMFLAIFTIWSLTTVFFGNEFFLTERKNLFKRIKSGHQEFQESFANKERYFFHDIINQTHGINLFLSSKISDGVGISALDTTRIHSEVKLLQSLIKDHFGYGHKDLQDSYEYVKFDFAKMGLFNLVENFLDADDIVCHFVFKGDIASDISFESRNRALVHYPTFYRVLNNLIKNISEQNSKLIEFTFSYEEDGLHVNIKNKILSLKDNRDEVEKDLSKIILESNVLEFKERGSGVGLESISSLIQHIDGEFRFSIEGEFWVSEIYFPRPNGESKSIAI; via the coding sequence ATGAATTACTTTAGAAGAGACTTACAAAGAACATTTAAATTAATTGATCTGTACTTAGTGCAGTCTTTCTTTGTCAGTCTTGCTCTTTGGATTGGACTTCACTATCGTGGTCTCGATCAGGGCATAGAATTCTTTTCAAGCTGTCTTCTTGCTGTTCATTACTTATTTTTCACCAATGCCGCTGGCCAACTTGAAAAAGTAGCATGGAGTTGGCATTTACCAATCCTATTTGTATTTCAAATTGCTTCCTTTATGGGACTGGCCCATAATTTAGGTCTTAACGGACCACTCTTTGTGTCAGTTATGCCTTGTGTGGCAGGAATGTATTACTTCCTTTATCAAGATGGGAGAACCCCGGAAAGAGGTGAGAGAAAGTCTTGGGCCCTGATGGCCATTGGAATGAGCCTCTTTATTATCTCTCAAACTGTTAGCAGTTCTCATTCTTTGAGCATTCAAGAAGGAATGTTCCTGGCCATATTTACAATCTGGTCATTGACCACGGTTTTCTTTGGAAATGAATTCTTTCTTACAGAGAGAAAGAATCTATTTAAAAGAATTAAGTCTGGTCATCAAGAATTTCAAGAAAGTTTTGCTAATAAGGAGAGATACTTCTTTCATGATATTATTAACCAAACTCATGGGATAAATCTCTTTCTCTCATCAAAAATCTCAGATGGAGTTGGTATTAGTGCTCTAGACACAACTCGAATTCATAGTGAAGTTAAGCTGCTACAAAGCTTGATCAAAGATCACTTTGGTTATGGTCATAAAGATCTGCAAGATAGTTATGAATATGTAAAATTTGATTTTGCAAAGATGGGTCTTTTCAATCTAGTTGAAAATTTCTTAGATGCGGATGATATTGTTTGTCACTTTGTTTTCAAAGGAGATATCGCTAGTGATATCTCATTTGAAAGTAGAAATAGAGCTCTCGTTCATTACCCAACTTTTTATCGAGTATTAAATAACCTCATAAAGAATATTTCTGAGCAAAATTCTAAACTCATTGAATTCACTTTCTCCTATGAAGAAGATGGTCTCCATGTAAATATAAAAAATAAGATACTCTCTCTAAAAGATAATCGTGATGAAGTTGAAAAAGATCTTAGTAAGATCATTTTAGAATCAAATGTTTTAGAATTTAAAGAAAGAGGCTCAGGAGTTGGGCTAGAGAGTATTTCAAGTCTTATCCAGCACATAGATGGAGAGTTCAGGTTCTCAATTGAAGGTGAGTTCTGGGTTTCTGAAATCTATTTTCCTAGACCTAATGGGGAAAGCAAATCCATTGCTATATAA
- the eno gene encoding phosphopyruvate hydratase, with amino-acid sequence MSKITNIHARQILDSRGNPTVEVDVFTEKGNMGRAAVPSGASTGSREALELRDGDKSYFVGKSVRNAVKNVNELIKTVIVGKEVTDQRGLDLAMLELDGTENKAKLGANAILAVSMAACRAAALDEGKELYLYLRENLTIPNPINKMSLPTPLMNIINGGEHASNNLDIQEFMIVPHLKSSFAENFRAGVETFHALKSVLSSKNYSTNVGDEGGFAPNLKSHEEAIDCILTAIKNAGYKPGEEISISLDAAASEFYKDGTYKMQNKEYSSEEMVNYYSDLCQKYPIYSIEDGLDESDYNGWILMNKALGDKIAIIGDDLFVTNKVILKEGIEKSWANAILVKVNQIGSLTETFEAIGLAFENNYKAVISHRSGETGDAFIADLAVACGCGHIKTGSASRSDRMEKYNQLLRIEEALGDKAIYDCVK; translated from the coding sequence ATGTCAAAGATTACAAATATTCATGCAAGACAAATTCTTGATTCAAGAGGAAACCCTACTGTTGAGGTAGACGTATTTACTGAAAAAGGAAATATGGGAAGAGCAGCTGTTCCAAGTGGAGCTTCAACTGGCTCTAGAGAGGCCTTAGAGCTTCGAGATGGAGATAAGAGCTACTTTGTCGGTAAGTCTGTTAGAAATGCCGTTAAAAATGTTAATGAACTCATTAAAACAGTAATTGTTGGAAAAGAGGTTACAGACCAAAGAGGATTAGACCTCGCTATGCTAGAGCTCGATGGAACTGAGAATAAGGCCAAGCTTGGGGCCAATGCAATTTTAGCTGTTTCAATGGCGGCCTGTAGAGCAGCAGCATTAGATGAAGGAAAAGAGTTATACTTATACTTAAGAGAAAACCTCACTATTCCAAATCCTATAAATAAGATGAGTCTTCCAACTCCACTGATGAATATTATCAATGGAGGAGAGCACGCTTCAAATAATTTAGATATTCAAGAGTTCATGATCGTTCCACACTTAAAAAGTAGTTTTGCAGAAAACTTTAGAGCGGGCGTAGAAACATTCCATGCTCTAAAATCAGTACTTAGCTCTAAGAACTACTCTACAAATGTTGGTGATGAAGGTGGATTTGCACCTAACTTAAAAAGTCATGAAGAGGCCATTGATTGCATTCTTACTGCCATAAAAAATGCTGGATATAAGCCTGGTGAAGAGATCTCAATTTCATTAGATGCTGCAGCTAGTGAGTTCTATAAGGATGGAACTTATAAGATGCAAAATAAGGAATATTCTAGCGAAGAAATGGTTAATTACTACTCAGATTTATGTCAAAAGTATCCGATATATTCTATAGAAGATGGTTTAGATGAATCCGACTATAATGGTTGGATACTGATGAATAAAGCTTTAGGTGATAAAATCGCTATTATTGGAGATGACTTATTTGTAACGAATAAAGTGATCTTAAAAGAAGGTATAGAAAAGTCTTGGGCCAACGCAATTTTAGTTAAAGTAAACCAAATTGGATCTTTAACTGAAACTTTTGAGGCAATTGGACTAGCTTTCGAAAATAATTACAAAGCGGTTATTTCTCATCGCTCAGGTGAAACTGGAGATGCATTCATTGCTGATCTCGCTGTAGCTTGTGGGTGTGGACATATAAAGACTGGTTCAGCTTCTAGATCAGATCGTATGGAAAAATACAATCAACTTCTAAGAATTGAAGAGGCCCTTGGCGATAAAGCCATTTATGACTGCGTAAAGTAA
- a CDS encoding glutamate racemase encodes MGQKKEQRIGIFDSGIGGFSILKEIHKSAPHLKAYYIADDAFAPYGSKSADEIIQRSKYIVEELLKFDVELIVVACNTATAFAIDYLRDHYSVSFVGVEPFLNAIDKFNWTREDKSCVITTELMSKSVRFNDLKLRYDKFNQLDYFVTKNLATIIEKYFSQLDKQELMASLEDEFSIFDKSAYKYIILGCTHYPLIGREIEAITGLAVISPCPYVARRVVSLIGLDGNETAESSSFEFTTTKASSPLRFVSKDFSSLP; translated from the coding sequence ATGGGCCAAAAAAAAGAACAACGTATAGGTATTTTTGATTCGGGAATAGGAGGATTTTCTATTCTCAAAGAAATTCATAAAAGTGCTCCTCATCTAAAGGCCTACTATATTGCTGACGACGCTTTTGCACCATATGGTAGCAAATCAGCTGATGAGATTATCCAAAGAAGTAAGTATATTGTTGAAGAACTCTTGAAGTTTGACGTAGAGCTCATCGTTGTTGCTTGTAACACTGCTACAGCTTTTGCAATCGATTACTTACGAGATCACTATAGTGTTAGCTTTGTAGGAGTTGAGCCGTTTTTAAATGCTATTGATAAATTTAATTGGACTAGAGAGGATAAATCTTGCGTTATTACTACTGAGTTAATGTCAAAAAGCGTTAGGTTTAATGATTTAAAGCTCAGGTATGATAAATTTAATCAACTGGATTACTTTGTTACTAAGAACCTAGCAACAATAATAGAAAAGTATTTTTCACAGCTTGATAAGCAAGAGCTTATGGCCTCACTCGAAGATGAGTTTTCAATTTTTGATAAATCGGCCTATAAGTATATTATTTTGGGATGTACTCATTATCCACTCATCGGGCGTGAAATCGAGGCCATAACAGGCCTTGCGGTAATCTCTCCATGTCCATATGTGGCCCGTAGGGTCGTTTCCCTCATTGGATTGGACGGCAATGAGACTGCTGAGAGTTCAAGCTTCGAGTTTACTACTACTAAAGCTTCATCTCCTCTGCGCTTTGTGTCCAAAGATTTCTCAAGTTTACCCTAG
- a CDS encoding thioesterase family protein encodes MERVKFKLPQTHLYTTSIKLMVMHMNYGNHLGNDSVLSLAQELRVNWLNSLGHSELDVDGIGLIQTDAMVIYKSEAHLADEIRMDLYLGDFNSKAMDLYCQLTRISDNQEVARVKTGLLFFDYQTRKIASMSESFSTYLGSRNV; translated from the coding sequence ATGGAAAGAGTTAAGTTCAAATTACCCCAAACCCATCTATACACGACATCAATTAAATTGATGGTAATGCATATGAACTATGGGAATCATCTAGGTAATGATAGTGTTCTTAGCCTGGCCCAAGAGCTTAGGGTGAACTGGCTAAACTCCCTTGGTCATAGTGAGCTTGATGTTGATGGTATTGGTCTAATTCAAACAGATGCTATGGTTATATATAAATCAGAAGCCCATCTAGCAGATGAAATTAGAATGGATTTATATCTTGGAGATTTTAACTCAAAAGCAATGGATCTATACTGCCAATTGACAAGAATTTCTGATAACCAAGAAGTTGCCAGAGTTAAAACAGGCCTGCTCTTTTTCGATTATCAAACAAGGAAAATAGCAAGTATGAGTGAGAGTTTTTCGACATATTTAGGAAGTAGAAATGTTTAA
- a CDS encoding DUF5777 family beta-barrel protein: MKKKLLIPLLLGGLTLSAQSFAQEDDAGLLGEDFKIEYDAEINTNVVDSKHDSSGVNLNGSYVSLSVEWKEKIRMVLTGKLEELFQNNKVEFNDDFDVEKFVEEAYIEIREVGGTPIAIIVGKQPIPFGQNVQAMPMFASNPLANLQEIDEVFGLTVDLTEGLLGLFDQVELSTFETRAGDLEIGRIDGMSIRMSKMLTEQWLLTLSHAELGNNHLNSGEERRTSVGLIGETEDGSLVGWVEGILFSNNPEYPNSKFAITVGGQYQVSESTAVVVEYNYIQDEMHEIGAGVKTELTRNLSVGAEVRYRDYVTDRDNDVLFGIVFTYKFGNTGYSENENYLFGSEE; this comes from the coding sequence GTGAAGAAGAAATTACTCATTCCATTATTGCTAGGTGGATTAACATTAAGTGCACAGAGTTTTGCTCAAGAAGATGATGCTGGCCTATTAGGAGAGGATTTTAAAATTGAATATGATGCTGAAATAAACACCAATGTTGTTGATTCAAAGCATGATTCTTCGGGTGTAAATCTAAATGGATCATACGTTTCTCTTTCAGTTGAATGGAAAGAAAAAATAAGAATGGTTCTTACCGGAAAACTAGAAGAACTTTTTCAAAATAATAAAGTAGAATTCAATGATGATTTCGATGTTGAAAAATTTGTTGAAGAGGCCTATATCGAAATCAGAGAAGTTGGTGGAACTCCAATCGCAATAATTGTTGGTAAGCAACCAATCCCATTTGGTCAAAATGTTCAGGCCATGCCTATGTTTGCGAGCAATCCTCTTGCGAATCTACAAGAAATTGATGAAGTCTTTGGTCTAACAGTAGATCTTACAGAAGGTCTATTAGGATTATTTGATCAAGTAGAGCTCTCGACTTTTGAGACAAGGGCCGGTGATCTTGAAATTGGTAGAATTGATGGGATGTCTATCAGAATGAGTAAGATGTTAACTGAGCAGTGGCTCTTAACTCTTTCACATGCCGAACTAGGAAATAATCACTTAAATAGTGGTGAAGAAAGAAGAACAAGTGTTGGTCTAATTGGTGAGACGGAAGATGGAAGTCTTGTCGGATGGGTTGAAGGAATCCTTTTTTCAAATAACCCAGAGTATCCAAATTCAAAATTTGCAATAACTGTTGGTGGACAATATCAAGTATCAGAGTCAACGGCAGTGGTTGTTGAGTATAACTACATACAAGATGAGATGCATGAAATTGGAGCAGGAGTTAAAACTGAACTAACAAGAAACCTATCAGTTGGAGCAGAAGTTCGTTATAGAGATTATGTAACAGACAGAGATAACGATGTCCTTTTTGGAATCGTTTTCACTTATAAGTTTGGTAACACAGGATATAGTGAAAATGAAAATTACCTCTTTGGTAGTGAAGAATAA
- a CDS encoding CpaF family protein, producing MSSSVFNDAISSFLAPIADLLSDESVSEVMINGPQEIFVEQKGLVFKVPNTFHNEDALISAMRAIAQSVGRVFDDDNPRLDARLPDGSRIHAVLPPMSKNGTTVAIRKFSQEKLTITDLVKFGSLSKDAARFLDICIYLGKNLIVSGGTGSGKTTMLNVLGSRIPKTQRLIIIEDAAELQVKAEHVVNFETRKADPTKGTTEVTIRDLVISSMRLRPDRIIVGEVRGEEALDLIQVMNTGHDGSMGTVHANNPEDACTRLETLCLMGDTKIPPDAVRKMVGSAMQIVVQCSRYHDGGRRTSHISEIIGLDNNGNYISKDIFRWVQTGKDPETGKYIGEMVPCNYVPTFFEDIVVNKLPFPKSNFLAPDWLKELKKAAA from the coding sequence ATGTCTTCATCAGTATTTAATGATGCTATTTCTTCTTTTCTTGCTCCGATTGCTGATTTGCTTTCGGATGAGTCTGTTTCTGAGGTTATGATCAATGGGCCACAAGAAATCTTTGTGGAACAAAAAGGGCTTGTTTTCAAAGTTCCAAATACTTTTCACAATGAAGATGCACTTATTTCAGCAATGAGAGCAATTGCTCAATCTGTTGGAAGAGTATTTGATGACGACAATCCGAGACTGGATGCGAGACTTCCAGACGGTTCTAGGATTCATGCAGTTCTACCTCCAATGTCAAAGAATGGTACAACTGTGGCCATTAGAAAATTTTCTCAAGAAAAGTTAACGATTACTGATCTTGTTAAATTTGGTTCTCTTTCAAAAGATGCAGCTAGATTTCTAGATATTTGTATCTATCTTGGTAAGAACTTAATTGTTTCCGGGGGGACAGGTTCTGGTAAAACAACAATGCTTAATGTTCTAGGATCAAGAATTCCAAAAACACAGAGACTTATTATTATTGAAGATGCGGCAGAGCTACAAGTTAAGGCCGAACATGTTGTTAACTTCGAAACAAGAAAAGCAGATCCAACTAAAGGGACAACTGAAGTAACGATTAGAGATCTTGTCATTAGTTCAATGAGACTTAGACCAGATAGAATAATTGTTGGTGAAGTTAGGGGTGAAGAGGCCCTAGATCTTATTCAGGTTATGAATACTGGTCACGATGGAAGTATGGGAACTGTTCATGCTAATAATCCAGAAGATGCTTGTACTAGACTTGAGACACTATGTTTGATGGGAGATACAAAAATACCTCCAGACGCTGTTAGAAAAATGGTTGGTTCAGCAATGCAGATAGTTGTTCAATGTAGTAGATATCATGATGGTGGACGTAGAACCTCCCATATCTCTGAGATAATTGGGCTTGATAATAATGGTAATTATATAAGTAAAGATATTTTCCGTTGGGTACAAACAGGAAAAGATCCTGAAACAGGAAAGTATATTGGTGAGATGGTTCCTTGTAACTACGTTCCAACTTTCTTTGAAGATATAGTTGTTAATAAACTACCATTTCCAAAGAGTAATTTCTTAGCACCTGATTGGCTTAAAGAGTTAAAAAAGGCAGCGGCCTAG
- a CDS encoding cupredoxin domain-containing protein, protein MNKILLIALIFSINVFSIEDTYLQGEKYQNPVRQQSIIVSDSGYYPNVIHAFSGEKIKLFITSTTTKPSCFTMPDKNIFLPVNQGEISESVVFFTKPGVHEFNCPAGGVKGRIVVREHPVERRERIKREIASEKRIKIWRPRDE, encoded by the coding sequence TTGAACAAAATTTTACTAATTGCTCTTATATTTTCGATTAATGTTTTTTCTATTGAAGATACCTATCTTCAAGGGGAAAAATATCAAAATCCTGTAAGACAGCAGTCAATCATTGTCTCTGACTCTGGATATTATCCAAACGTTATTCACGCTTTTAGTGGCGAAAAGATAAAGCTCTTTATTACATCCACTACCACTAAGCCTAGCTGTTTTACTATGCCAGATAAGAATATATTTTTGCCTGTTAATCAAGGTGAAATTTCTGAAAGTGTTGTGTTCTTTACTAAGCCAGGGGTTCACGAGTTTAACTGTCCTGCCGGTGGAGTGAAGGGAAGAATCGTTGTTCGGGAACATCCTGTAGAGCGACGTGAAAGAATAAAAAGAGAGATCGCTTCAGAGAAGCGTATAAAAATATGGCGTCCTAGAGACGAGTAA
- a CDS encoding GNAT family N-acetyltransferase, whose protein sequence is MKNIKHREDEKKFVLEVGDGECELLYEFSLDGKMDIQRTYTPDNLRGQGLAKVLTVFVLDFALENGLKVIPTCWYTAKVIDETPKYGALL, encoded by the coding sequence ATGAAAAATATAAAACATAGAGAAGATGAAAAAAAATTTGTTCTTGAAGTAGGTGATGGAGAGTGTGAGCTCTTATATGAATTTAGTTTGGATGGAAAGATGGATATTCAAAGAACCTACACTCCTGACAATTTAAGAGGTCAGGGATTGGCGAAAGTTCTGACAGTGTTTGTTCTAGATTTTGCTCTTGAAAATGGTCTCAAGGTTATTCCAACTTGTTGGTATACGGCCAAGGTTATAGATGAAACACCAAAATACGGGGCACTTCTCTAA
- a CDS encoding FMN-binding glutamate synthase family protein: MRREFIFVSLVVALLEVAAFIYFRSLFYISIVFVAPILFIGYADILQKKQSIRRNYPLFGRMRYWMEELRPKIYQYFIESDIDGTPINRVKRSVVYQRAKNSLATKPYGTQDDVYAEGHEWINHSMYPLGLDEISHEDLRVNIGGKDCKRPYSLSLLNVSAMSFGALSNTAIEALNKGAKLGNFAHNTGEGSISPYHLKHGGDLIWQIGTGYFGCRTEDGNFDSEKFKIRSSREEVKMIEIKLSQGAKPGHGGILPGGKNTEEIAAIRDVTPWTTVESPACHKAFKNNFELLHFIKKLRSLSGGKPIGIKLCFGSRLEFHDLCQQMVETGIKPDFITIDGSEGGTGAAPVEFSDSVGTPLKEGLIKVNNILRGYDLRDDLKILASGKILTGFDIIKAIALGADACYSARGMMLALGCIQALLCNNNKCPTGVATQDPSLAKGLDPDDKGVRVANYHKSTIDSVHELLCASKTPHPSKLNRSHLYRRISPVEVKSYNEIFPVRKVGSLLKNMKNKESA, translated from the coding sequence ATGAGAAGAGAGTTTATCTTCGTATCCCTAGTTGTGGCCTTACTTGAGGTGGCAGCTTTTATTTACTTTAGAAGTCTCTTCTATATTTCTATTGTCTTTGTAGCACCCATTTTATTTATTGGTTACGCTGATATACTGCAAAAGAAGCAATCTATAAGAAGAAACTATCCACTATTTGGAAGAATGAGATATTGGATGGAAGAGCTTAGACCCAAGATTTATCAATACTTCATTGAATCAGATATTGATGGAACTCCTATTAATCGTGTAAAACGCTCCGTTGTTTATCAAAGGGCCAAGAATTCATTGGCAACAAAACCGTATGGAACTCAAGACGATGTATATGCTGAAGGGCATGAGTGGATTAATCATAGTATGTACCCACTAGGACTTGATGAGATTTCTCATGAAGATTTAAGAGTTAATATTGGTGGAAAAGATTGTAAAAGGCCCTACTCCCTAAGTTTACTAAATGTTTCGGCCATGAGTTTTGGAGCTTTGAGCAATACGGCCATCGAGGCCCTAAATAAAGGGGCCAAGCTAGGAAACTTTGCCCATAATACAGGAGAGGGTTCAATTAGTCCGTATCATTTGAAGCATGGTGGAGATCTCATATGGCAAATTGGAACTGGATACTTTGGCTGTAGAACTGAAGATGGAAATTTTGACTCTGAAAAATTCAAAATAAGATCTAGTAGAGAAGAAGTAAAAATGATTGAAATCAAACTGTCTCAAGGTGCGAAGCCAGGTCATGGGGGAATACTTCCAGGTGGTAAGAATACTGAAGAAATTGCTGCTATTCGTGACGTTACTCCGTGGACTACTGTCGAATCTCCGGCCTGTCATAAAGCATTTAAAAATAACTTCGAGCTACTTCACTTTATTAAAAAGCTTCGTAGTCTTTCTGGAGGAAAGCCTATTGGAATTAAGCTGTGCTTTGGTTCTAGACTAGAATTTCACGATCTCTGTCAGCAAATGGTGGAGACAGGAATTAAGCCAGACTTTATCACTATTGATGGTTCTGAAGGTGGAACAGGAGCTGCGCCTGTTGAGTTTTCGGACTCAGTTGGTACTCCTCTTAAAGAAGGACTTATCAAAGTTAATAATATTCTCAGGGGATATGATCTAAGAGATGATTTAAAGATTTTAGCTAGTGGTAAAATTCTAACTGGTTTTGATATTATTAAGGCCATAGCACTTGGTGCTGATGCTTGTTATAGTGCTCGTGGCATGATGCTTGCCCTGGGATGCATTCAGGCCCTGCTATGTAATAATAATAAATGTCCAACAGGTGTTGCTACTCAAGACCCTTCATTGGCCAAAGGGCTTGATCCTGACGATAAGGGTGTACGTGTTGCAAATTATCACAAGAGTACAATTGATAGTGTTCATGAATTACTATGTGCTTCAAAGACACCACATCCAAGTAAACTTAATCGCTCTCATCTGTATCGTAGAATTAGCCCTGTGGAAGTAAAAAGTTATAATGAAATATTTCCAGTTAGAAAGGTTGGTAGTCTACTTAAGAATATGAAAAACAAAGAAAGTGCATGA
- a CDS encoding Na/Pi cotransporter family protein: protein MEAFKIIYSVLGGLGIFFYGMKNMSESLQSVAGDVVKNTISKITTNRISAVGVGIIVTMLVQSSSVTTVMVVGFVNAGLMNLAQAIGVIFGANIGTTITGWIISIKIGKYGLLLIGMGIFPLLFGKTNKTRQIGRMFFAIGMIFFGLKIMSDSFKPLRSMPEFLDMISYFSEQNYGSYFACIVVGCILTMVIQSSSAMLGITIALASTGVIQFHTAAALVLGENIGTTITALLASVGANITAKRAARAHAIFNMFGVIVVFAFFPLYVTFIDWVVPGASNLTNEAGEYVNIAVHIATGHTIFNVTATILFIPLLNVLANVVTKITPDHGQKEQHHLVMLGDPSTMIPATALAQAQAEIMKMRDVVGRQYKLAEEIFLNSTSENMSEHIIKCKHYEDITDNMQKEITVFIVKLMVSPLSEHESELARSVLKEADELESISDYIDRLVSYTERTPIKDILKDDAKVDFEDFFNSVKSYYDLVSKQILSNTVDKAVIQRTSEELRLRAEVIRTNHLKRVSSGTYDALSALTYSDMIVALRKIRSHTQNAAEAHV, encoded by the coding sequence ATGGAAGCATTTAAGATTATCTACTCAGTTCTAGGCGGGCTTGGAATATTTTTCTACGGAATGAAGAATATGTCTGAATCACTACAGTCTGTTGCAGGAGATGTTGTTAAAAATACTATTAGTAAAATAACGACAAATAGAATTTCTGCAGTAGGAGTTGGGATTATCGTTACGATGCTCGTGCAAAGCTCTTCAGTTACAACCGTTATGGTAGTTGGCTTTGTTAACGCAGGTCTTATGAATCTTGCCCAGGCCATAGGTGTGATCTTTGGTGCAAATATTGGAACAACTATCACAGGCTGGATCATTTCAATAAAGATTGGAAAGTACGGATTACTTCTCATCGGAATGGGTATCTTTCCGCTCTTATTTGGAAAAACGAATAAGACCAGACAAATTGGCCGCATGTTCTTTGCAATAGGTATGATCTTCTTTGGACTAAAAATCATGTCTGATTCATTTAAGCCTCTTAGGTCAATGCCTGAATTTTTAGATATGATCTCCTACTTTTCAGAGCAGAACTACGGTTCATACTTTGCTTGTATTGTAGTTGGTTGTATTTTAACAATGGTTATTCAGTCATCATCTGCAATGCTGGGAATAACAATCGCTCTAGCAAGTACTGGCGTTATACAATTTCATACAGCAGCAGCTCTAGTTCTCGGTGAAAATATCGGAACAACAATTACCGCCTTATTAGCTAGTGTTGGGGCAAATATCACGGCCAAAAGAGCGGCAAGGGCCCATGCTATTTTCAATATGTTCGGTGTAATAGTCGTCTTTGCCTTCTTCCCTCTTTACGTCACATTTATTGACTGGGTAGTTCCGGGAGCAAGTAACTTAACAAATGAGGCCGGTGAATATGTAAATATTGCTGTTCATATAGCTACTGGTCATACAATTTTCAATGTGACTGCTACAATTTTATTCATTCCTCTATTAAATGTTCTAGCAAATGTTGTAACCAAGATAACACCAGATCATGGACAAAAAGAACAGCATCACCTTGTCATGCTAGGTGATCCAAGCACAATGATTCCTGCGACTGCCCTTGCCCAAGCACAGGCCGAGATCATGAAAATGAGAGACGTCGTAGGAAGACAGTATAAACTGGCCGAGGAAATTTTCTTAAATTCAACTAGTGAAAATATGTCAGAACATATTATCAAGTGTAAGCACTACGAAGATATAACTGATAATATGCAAAAAGAGATAACCGTGTTTATCGTAAAACTTATGGTAAGTCCTCTAAGTGAGCATGAATCAGAATTAGCAAGATCAGTTCTTAAAGAGGCCGATGAGCTTGAGAGTATCTCTGATTATATTGATAGACTTGTAAGTTACACGGAAAGAACACCTATTAAAGATATTTTAAAAGACGATGCAAAGGTAGATTTTGAAGACTTCTTCAATAGTGTCAAATCTTACTATGACTTAGTTTCAAAACAAATCCTTTCTAATACTGTTGATAAGGCCGTCATTCAGAGAACTTCTGAAGAGTTACGACTTAGAGCGGAAGTCATAAGAACAAATCATTTAAAAAGAGTATCCTCTGGTACATATGACGCTCTTTCTGCTTTGACTTATTCAGATATGATTGTGGCCCTTAGAAAAATTAGAAGCCACACTCAAAATGCAGCTGAAGCACATGTCTAA
- a CDS encoding superoxide dismutase translates to MAHELPKLPWADNALEPHITAETISFHYGKHHNAYVTKLNAAIPGTEYESMSLEDIIMKSEGGLFNNAAQVWNHTFYWNCLAPNAGGAATGAIADKINAKWGSFEKFQEDFTNAAATNFGSGWTWLVEDGGNLEIFNTANADIPMKHGKKALLTIDVWEHAYYVDYRNARPNYITAFWNLVNWDFVNSNL, encoded by the coding sequence ATGGCACATGAATTACCAAAACTTCCTTGGGCAGATAATGCTCTTGAGCCACACATTACAGCTGAAACAATTAGTTTTCACTATGGAAAGCATCACAATGCTTACGTAACTAAGCTAAACGCTGCAATCCCTGGTACAGAGTATGAATCAATGTCTCTAGAAGATATCATTATGAAGTCTGAGGGTGGACTTTTTAATAATGCAGCTCAAGTTTGGAATCACACTTTTTACTGGAATTGTCTTGCTCCAAATGCAGGTGGTGCAGCGACAGGTGCAATTGCTGATAAGATCAATGCAAAATGGGGATCTTTTGAAAAATTTCAAGAAGACTTCACAAATGCAGCAGCAACAAACTTTGGTTCAGGTTGGACTTGGTTAGTTGAAGATGGTGGAAACCTAGAGATCTTTAACACAGCTAATGCTGATATTCCAATGAAGCACGGTAAGAAAGCACTTCTTACTATTGATGTTTGGGAGCACGCTTACTATGTTGATTATAGAAATGCACGTCCTAACTACATCACAGCATTTTGGAATCTTGTAAACTGGGATTTCGTAAACTCAAATCTTTAA